The genome window AAAAGTGCTGTTACCCTGATTTAGAGTTCATGTGATTTTCCAAACACAAGTTATATACGCAATTTCCCCAGGGTGTAAGGTTTTCAGACATTTCAAGAGCATGCATTTTGTTCAATATACATCTTGGATAGGGATATGGCCATGGATTTGGCAAGTTCTTCATCGCGTTTTCTTTGCACTTGAGTTTGTTTGCACCAATTGTCATACTCTGGGTTAGGATAGGAGTGATCAAAAACTGCATCATAGTGTCCATTGCTGAGCCAGCTGAGCCAAATACTAGGCCTTAGGGAATCCTCTGGGCCCAAATAGTGAATCATGGTTGATACTGTGGGGCTCTCCAACCTCCCTCCAGTAGTTAAGTGTATATTCACATTTAGCATCTGCCCCATAGCCAGCAATTCGGGGTACCCGGCCCATGCCCCATCCTGAGCAGCAGCGATGATAAACTCCCCGACGTCGCCCTCAATCAGAGGGCTAAAGTGCTCGAGATGATCGGCAATGTAGTGCACCGTCTGCTCCCTCAGCTCCCGGTGTAGGCTCTGATCCCCGTACACGGTCTTGCTGACAGCTCGGTAGAGGCAGTTCCCGTCGGGAATGATATGGAATCGGTACTTGTTCCTCTGTCGCAGGTACTTGTCCTGCTTCTCCACCTCGGCCAGGTATAGGGCTAGCTTCTCATCTCTGGGATCCGACCTGGAGACCACCACCGTCTCGGCTCCGCTACTCTGGGTCACCTCGCTGCTCCGTGCAGGGGGAGCTTCGGTCTCCAGGTCCAGCCGTCGCGCCGTCTCGGCGCCGGGAGAGTCGCTGCGGTCGCCACCTCTCTCCCACCCCCGGGGAATCCTCTCCGCTCGGTGTTCCTCACCccacgggctggggctgggctccgGGCTCCCCGGGGGCGGCGCAGAGCCTCGGTGCTTGGCTGCGGCCAGGGCCTGGCGGTGCTCGCTCAGTCGGAAGTTTCTATCGGGTCCCTCCCGGGCTGCGTCCAGCCCCGCGGGCTCGGGACAGTCGGGCCTCAGCAGCTCCTCCAGGAGCCAGGCCGAGGAGCCCCGCCGCGGCGGCACCGGGGCCCCGGGAGCCTGGGCCAGCAGGAGGCAGCGACCGCGCGGGTTGGCGCTGGCCGCGGCGACGGAACCCGGCTCGGGCCCGTGCAGCAGGAGCCTGTCGGCGCCCAGGGCCCGCACGGTGATCTGCGCCGTGGACGTGTAGTGCGGCGGAAGCGGCGGCTTGCAGGACGCGCCCGCCGGGCCGGCGGTGGCTGCTGAGGCGGGGGCGGCAGCCCCGGACACCATCTCAAAGCAGGAGGAGAAGGCGGGCATCTTGGCGGTGGGGGCGGCGGCGGCTTCCCGGGGCTCGGCGGCCGCAGCGGGCTGGCACTCACCGGTCTCGGGCTCTGGCGCGGCGCTGGCAGGTCCCGGGGGTTGAAGAGAGACCTTGAATGGGGCGGCGGCGGCAGGCGGCGCGGGAGTTGCGGCCGTGGGACCCGGTCCCCCAGCTGGGTAGTGAGTGCAGACGCTGCTGTAGAGCTGCATGTCCCTGCCCGCCGCTCGGCCCCTTATAGGCGCGGCGAGCCCCGGTGCAGGGGACACACcctcagggcctggaggagggggcCGGCTGAGCGCGATGACCCAGTGCCCCTAGAATAGATATGACCCAAGGACTGTCGGCCGCCGCGCGTCAAGAGCCGCAAATAGAGACCGGGTCCGGGCCAAATTCCTGCTGCGCCACAGCGCgcggtgggggcggggaggggacgCGCGCTCGACCCCTGCCGGCGCGCTCGGCCCGCAGGCCCGGGGCGCCGCGCCCGCTGCCGCTGTTCCGGCCCTAGGCAGCCGCTGGGGACTGTCGGAGAAAGCCACCCGCGCTGCTGGAGCGCATCCCGCCGGCGAGCAGGAGTGCAGGGCGCGCGGAGGGCCGGGAGGCGGGGCCGCGGTTGTTTACCTCAGGCCGTGCGGCCGCGTCACGTGGGCCCGCTGGAATGTGCGGCTCGTCAAGGCGCCCCATTCAACTGCGCGAGCTCGCCCCGCCCCCTTCGGCCCGCGCCCCGCCCTCTCTGGCCCTTGTCCCGCCCCGCCTTGCTCTGCGGACGTCATGGGCGTGGCCGCCGGCAGGGGCGCAGGCTGAGCTGGGCGGGGGAAGCCCTGAGGCTCTGGGGCATGCGCAGTCGTGGTATTCCTGACTGCTGTCCACGTGACAGCTAAGCACTACTTTGGTTACCTGAGCCAGTCATTTCTGGGCTGTGCCACTTTGTTCTGCTGTTTGGGGCTGTGGTGGGATGGCCAACGTTTACAAAAATTGCACTTCGAAGCAAGCATCGGAGCAAGGCACTGCCTTAAAATCTGTATGGGCTTTTTCTGGTCGTGGGCCATCATTCCTGCCTGCATTCACCACTGCCTGGGATTCACTTATCTAGGTCGTGTTCTCTGCCGGATCTACAGGAATTTTGCTGCCCTACTCAGTGGAGACGAACTTTTCTGTCCCCCTAACTCATGTTAACTGGGAAATACATGGGTGAAAGGAAGGAAGCCCATACAGCCTTTCTCAGAATACCAAATGTCATGCCGCTTAGGGTCTTTTGAGAACCAGTGGGGCTGGAGCATAGGTCAGAGGCACTTGAGAGGGTAGTGGCCTGCATTGGCCTGCGGAGAAGAATAAAGTAAACACTAATGCCCGACCATGTTATTAGTAACCAGTTTTGTAAAGGAAAGCCAGAATATTCTGTGAACTGAAGTTTCTCCCTGGAAGTGTAACAGGTGTTCACTTGATGTTTTGACTGTATTACTTGT of Marmota flaviventris isolate mMarFla1 chromosome 12, mMarFla1.hap1, whole genome shotgun sequence contains these proteins:
- the Otud1 gene encoding OTU domain-containing protein 1 is translated as MQLYSSVCTHYPAGGPGPTAATPAPPAAAAPFKVSLQPPGPASAAPEPETGECQPAAAAEPREAAAAPTAKMPAFSSCFEMVSGAAAPASAATAGPAGASCKPPLPPHYTSTAQITVRALGADRLLLHGPEPGSVAAASANPRGRCLLLAQAPGAPVPPRRGSSAWLLEELLRPDCPEPAGLDAAREGPDRNFRLSEHRQALAAAKHRGSAPPPGSPEPSPSPWGEEHRAERIPRGWERGGDRSDSPGAETARRLDLETEAPPARSSEVTQSSGAETVVVSRSDPRDEKLALYLAEVEKQDKYLRQRNKYRFHIIPDGNCLYRAVSKTVYGDQSLHRELREQTVHYIADHLEHFSPLIEGDVGEFIIAAAQDGAWAGYPELLAMGQMLNVNIHLTTGGRLESPTVSTMIHYLGPEDSLRPSIWLSWLSNGHYDAVFDHSYPNPEYDNWCKQTQVQRKRDEELAKSMAISLSKMYIEQNACS